The Polyodon spathula isolate WHYD16114869_AA chromosome 3, ASM1765450v1, whole genome shotgun sequence genome has a segment encoding these proteins:
- the LOC121313098 gene encoding uncharacterized protein LOC121313098 isoform X3 — protein MSRVDRLSGNPDRNHQTRRHRDKRDREARDPHQGGPAASSDRSKPHHYARPVASGPRYPGPPSPAPEDYFEDSRERLPAKPQSKCSYVCSRRGMCLNWTLFMGYVGIVHMAAIGTTLMVLICVAVAQAVMSGFSAMGGLATGSFSLSSDINPFQGTELKEVNATDVCKKRERLYARQGYTWMNCSVQGSDAAVALFGLMTAILYFVGALLCGLTIRLAKAIQRDMYLEQNQPEPEGSSHNGKQRNHSHRRHQRNIDPDFPVSTLV, from the exons ATGTCTCGCGTGGATCGGCTGTCCGGGAATCCAGACAGAAACCACCAGACTAGGCGTCACAGAGACAAAAGAGACCGGGAAGCAAGAGACCCACATCAGGGAGGACCTGCAGCTTCCAGTGACAG ATCTAAGCCACATCATTATGCAAGACCAGTTGCTTCTGGGCCAAGGTATCCAGGGCCACCATCACCAGCCCCTGAGGACTACTTTGAGGACTCCAGGGAGAGACTCCCAGCAAAGCCACAGTCAAAGTGCTCTTATGTGTGCTCACGGAGAGGTATGTGCTTGAACTGGACCTTGTTCATGGGATATGTTG GTATAGTTCACATGGCTGCCATAGGGACTACTCTAATGGTGCTAATCTGTGTGGCAGTCGCCCAGGCAGTCATGTCTGGGTTCTCAGCAATGGGGGGTCTGGCAACTGGCAGTTTTAGCCTGAGTTCGGATATCAACCCTTTCCAGGGCACAGAGCTGAAGGAG GTGAATGCCACAGATGTGTGTAAGAAAAGGGAACGCCTGTATGCACGCCAAGGATACACCTGGATGAACTGTAGTGTGCAGGGAAGCGATGCGGCAGTTGCCCTCTTTGGTCTAATGACTGCCATTCTGTATTTTGTGGGGGCGTTACTCTGTGGACTGACAATCAGGCTTGCCAAGGCTATCCAGAGGGATATGTATCTGGAACAAAATCAGCCTGAACCTGAGGGAAGTAGTCACAACGGCAAGCAAAGGAATCACAGTCACCGCCGTCATCAACGAAATATTGATCCTGATTTCCCGGTTTCTACACTTGTATAA
- the LOC121313098 gene encoding MARVEL domain-containing protein 3-like isoform X2 produces the protein MSRVDRLSGNPDRNHQTRRHRDKRDREARDPHQGGPAASSDRSKPHHYARPVASGPRYPGPPSPAPEDYFEDSRERLPAKPQSKCSYVCSRRGIVHMAAIGTTLMVLICVAVAQAVMSGFSAMGGLATGSFSLSSDINPFQGTELKEVRDLDMQYSQMRAPGVYIGVIFSLVMGVITLFFLIVGAKPLYSIPIKRLIVEFFFDVLGCVGYIVAVSLYLYFVIKVNATDVCKKRERLYARQGYTWMNCSVQGSDAAVALFGLMTAILYFVGALLCGLTIRLAKAIQRDMYLEQNQPEPEGSSHNGKQRNHSHRRHQRNIDPDFPVSTLV, from the exons ATGTCTCGCGTGGATCGGCTGTCCGGGAATCCAGACAGAAACCACCAGACTAGGCGTCACAGAGACAAAAGAGACCGGGAAGCAAGAGACCCACATCAGGGAGGACCTGCAGCTTCCAGTGACAG ATCTAAGCCACATCATTATGCAAGACCAGTTGCTTCTGGGCCAAGGTATCCAGGGCCACCATCACCAGCCCCTGAGGACTACTTTGAGGACTCCAGGGAGAGACTCCCAGCAAAGCCACAGTCAAAGTGCTCTTATGTGTGCTCACGGAGAG GTATAGTTCACATGGCTGCCATAGGGACTACTCTAATGGTGCTAATCTGTGTGGCAGTCGCCCAGGCAGTCATGTCTGGGTTCTCAGCAATGGGGGGTCTGGCAACTGGCAGTTTTAGCCTGAGTTCGGATATCAACCCTTTCCAGGGCACAGAGCTGAAGGAGGTGCGTGACTTGGACATGCAGTACAGCCAGATGCGAGCCCCTGGGGTTTACATAGGAGTCATTTTCAGCCTTGTGATGGGTGTCATTACCCTTTTCTTTCTGATAGTTGGCGCCAAGCCTCTTTACAGCATCCCTATAAAGCGGCTTATCGTTGAGTTTTTCTTCGACGTGCTGGGTTGCGTGGGCTACATTGTAGCGGTTAGCCTTTACCTCTATTTTGTCATTAAGGTGAATGCCACAGATGTGTGTAAGAAAAGGGAACGCCTGTATGCACGCCAAGGATACACCTGGATGAACTGTAGTGTGCAGGGAAGCGATGCGGCAGTTGCCCTCTTTGGTCTAATGACTGCCATTCTGTATTTTGTGGGGGCGTTACTCTGTGGACTGACAATCAGGCTTGCCAAGGCTATCCAGAGGGATATGTATCTGGAACAAAATCAGCCTGAACCTGAGGGAAGTAGTCACAACGGCAAGCAAAGGAATCACAGTCACCGCCGTCATCAACGAAATATTGATCCTGATTTCCCGGTTTCTACACTTGTATAA
- the LOC121313098 gene encoding MARVEL domain-containing protein 3-like isoform X1: MSRVDRLSGNPDRNHQTRRHRDKRDREARDPHQGGPAASSDRSKPHHYARPVASGPRYPGPPSPAPEDYFEDSRERLPAKPQSKCSYVCSRRGMCLNWTLFMGYVGIVHMAAIGTTLMVLICVAVAQAVMSGFSAMGGLATGSFSLSSDINPFQGTELKEVRDLDMQYSQMRAPGVYIGVIFSLVMGVITLFFLIVGAKPLYSIPIKRLIVEFFFDVLGCVGYIVAVSLYLYFVIKVNATDVCKKRERLYARQGYTWMNCSVQGSDAAVALFGLMTAILYFVGALLCGLTIRLAKAIQRDMYLEQNQPEPEGSSHNGKQRNHSHRRHQRNIDPDFPVSTLV, encoded by the exons ATGTCTCGCGTGGATCGGCTGTCCGGGAATCCAGACAGAAACCACCAGACTAGGCGTCACAGAGACAAAAGAGACCGGGAAGCAAGAGACCCACATCAGGGAGGACCTGCAGCTTCCAGTGACAG ATCTAAGCCACATCATTATGCAAGACCAGTTGCTTCTGGGCCAAGGTATCCAGGGCCACCATCACCAGCCCCTGAGGACTACTTTGAGGACTCCAGGGAGAGACTCCCAGCAAAGCCACAGTCAAAGTGCTCTTATGTGTGCTCACGGAGAGGTATGTGCTTGAACTGGACCTTGTTCATGGGATATGTTG GTATAGTTCACATGGCTGCCATAGGGACTACTCTAATGGTGCTAATCTGTGTGGCAGTCGCCCAGGCAGTCATGTCTGGGTTCTCAGCAATGGGGGGTCTGGCAACTGGCAGTTTTAGCCTGAGTTCGGATATCAACCCTTTCCAGGGCACAGAGCTGAAGGAGGTGCGTGACTTGGACATGCAGTACAGCCAGATGCGAGCCCCTGGGGTTTACATAGGAGTCATTTTCAGCCTTGTGATGGGTGTCATTACCCTTTTCTTTCTGATAGTTGGCGCCAAGCCTCTTTACAGCATCCCTATAAAGCGGCTTATCGTTGAGTTTTTCTTCGACGTGCTGGGTTGCGTGGGCTACATTGTAGCGGTTAGCCTTTACCTCTATTTTGTCATTAAGGTGAATGCCACAGATGTGTGTAAGAAAAGGGAACGCCTGTATGCACGCCAAGGATACACCTGGATGAACTGTAGTGTGCAGGGAAGCGATGCGGCAGTTGCCCTCTTTGGTCTAATGACTGCCATTCTGTATTTTGTGGGGGCGTTACTCTGTGGACTGACAATCAGGCTTGCCAAGGCTATCCAGAGGGATATGTATCTGGAACAAAATCAGCCTGAACCTGAGGGAAGTAGTCACAACGGCAAGCAAAGGAATCACAGTCACCGCCGTCATCAACGAAATATTGATCCTGATTTCCCGGTTTCTACACTTGTATAA